From the genome of Papaver somniferum cultivar HN1 chromosome 2, ASM357369v1, whole genome shotgun sequence, one region includes:
- the LOC113349840 gene encoding guanine nucleotide-binding protein subunit beta-2-like codes for MSVEELKEQHVAATANVDALRERLKQTRLHLLDTDVARHAKSHGRTSISLGPTDLVCCRTLQGHAGKVYSLDWTPEKNRIVSASQDGRLIVWNALTSQKTHAIKLPCAWVMTCAFSPNGQSVACGGLDNLCSTFNLNSSVDKDGNLPISKLLSGHKGYVSSCQYVPNEDAHLITSSGDQTCVLWDVTTGQRVSVFGGEFPSGHTADVLSVSINASDPSIFVSGSCDTTARLWDSRKGTRAVRTYHGHKGDVNTVKFFPDGQRFGTGSDDGTCRLFDVRTGHELQVYHQQHNDDSIPAVTSIAFSISGRLLFVGYSNGDCYVWDTLLAKVVLNLGSLQNSHNGRISCLGLSADGSALCTGSWDRDLKIWAFGGHRRAI; via the exons ATGTCTGTTGAAGAATTGAAAGAGCAGCATGTAGCTGCTACAGCAAATGTTGATGCACTTAGAGAACGATTAAAACAAACGCGACTTCATCTACTGGATACTGATG TTGCTCGACATGCTAAATCACACGGAAGAACATCAATTAGCCTTGGTCCTACGGATCTGGTTTGTTGTAGAACATTGCAAGGTCATGCtggaaaa GTGTACTCATTAGATTGGACTCCTGAAAAGAATAGAATTGTCAGCGCATCTCAAGATGGAAGGTTAATTGTGTGGAATGCTCTAACGAGCCAGAAAACACATGCTATTAAACTACCCTGTGCATGGGTTATGACGTGTGCCTTTTCTCCCAATGGTCAGTCAGTGGCATGTGGGGGCCTTGATAACCTGTGCTCTACCTTCAATCTTAATTCTTCAGTTGACAAAGATGGAAATTTGCCTATATCGAAATTGCTTAGTGGGCACAAAGGTTATGTATCCTCATGTCAATATGTTCCTAATGAGGATGCTCACCTAATAACAAGCTCTGGCGATCAGACATGCGTTTTGTGGGATGTGACTACAGGTCAGAGAGTTTCTGTTTTCGGTGGTGAATTTCCTTCAGGCCACACTGCTGATGTATTGAG TGTCTCGATCAACGCATCAGATCCAAGTATATTTGTTTCTGGTTCATGTGACACGACTGCTCGTTTATGGGATAGTCGCAAAGGTACTCGAGCTGTGCGTACATATCACGGCCATAAGGGAGATGTGAACACCGTAAAATTCTTCCCAGATGGGCAGCGGTTTGGAACTGGGTCAGATGATGGTACATGCAGGTTGTTTGATGTGAGGACTGGACACGAGCTCCAGGTCTACCATCAGCAACACAATGATGATAGTATACCTGCAGTGACGTCCATTGCCTTTTCAATATCAGGCAGACTTTTGTTTGTCGGGTACTCAAATGGTGATTGTTATGTATGGGATACTTTATTGGCAAAG GTGGTTCTGAACTTGGGATCATTACAGAACTCACATAATGGACGGATCAGTTGTTTAGGTTTGTCTGCTGATGGGAGTGCTTTATGTACAGGAAGTTGGGATAGAGACCTTAAA ATTTGGGCTTTTGGAGGGCACAGAAGGGCGATTTGA